In Sphingomonas sp. KC8, the sequence CGCATGAAAGAAAGACGGAATATGACGCTAAAAGAAAACAGCCGGACGTTGCCGGTCATCCTCGCGGCCGCAATGTTCGCGGCGCTTCCGTCATGTGCCGGCATCGATGCACGTCCCGAAGCCACCGCGATCGTCAAACAGACGGACCTGATCCCGTTCCGCGCCGCCAGCGTTGCCCGGATTGCCGGCACGACCGACAGCGAAATCCGCTGGTCAGCAACCGGCGCGCAGACTGTGACGGTCTATGCGGGAACCGACCCTGACAATATCGATCGCAAACACCCTGTTGGGCAGGGCGCGGCAGACGCCACGATCCGGGTGACAGGGCTTGCAGCGGACAAGCGCTGGTTCTTCCAGCTTGTCCCCGATCATGGCGCACCGCTGGTGATCGCCGATCATGGCGTGCACCTGAAAACCGTCCCCAATTTGCGCGATATCGGCGGCTATCGCACAGCTGATGGGCGCTGGGTGAAAATGGGGCTGCTATATCGCTCCGACCAGCTCGATCGGCTGAGCGACGCCGATCTTGCCGCGATGGGAAATCTGGGTATCCGGCTGATCGCCGATCTGCGCACCAGCAGCGAACGCACCCGCGAACCCGATCGCATCCCTGCGGGCGCCGAACATCTCGTGCTCGACGTGGCGGCCGACAGCAAAGGCGGGCTTGGCGGCGACATGCGCCAGGCAATGAGCATCATCGCCGCCGGCAAAGGCGCCGAAATGCTGACCGAGGGCAATCGCGATTTCGTCTCGCTCGGCAGTGCCCGCACCGCATACAGCCAGTTGCTAAGCCGGATCGGCGCCGATACCGCAGGTCCCACATTATACCATTGCACCGCCGGCAAGGACCGGACCGGCTGGGCGAGCGCGGTCATCCTCACCTTGCTTGGCGTCCCGCGCGAAACGGTGATGGCCGATTATCTGGCGAGCAACGATTATCTGCGCGAAAAGAACGCCGCATCCCTGGCCGCGCTGGCCGCATCGAAGGCGCCGATCACGCCTGAAAATCTCGAACCCGTGCTGGGTGTGCGCGCCGCCTATCTCGAAGCGGCCTTTGCCGAAGTCGATCAGCGTTATGGATCATTCAGCGCTTATGCCCGCGACGCACTCGGGCTGGATGCGGCTGCCATTGAACGGCTGCGTGCTCGCTATCTGGCCGGCAAGCCTGAATAATATGGCTTCGCCCGCCTAGCCATCGATGATCCCGAACGCGCCCTGCAATCGGGCGTTCGGGAAAATCCCGTTTCCGCGCGGGACCTGCCTCACGGCGCGACACAAAATGTAATTATTGGTGGCCGGATCAAGGTGAGGCGATTTACGGCTTTTTGCCAGCAAATCCGGCCGCATTGCGAATATAATCCTGGCACGATCAAGATTTTCGCCTTTCTGGCAATTGCGGTCACCCCGCTTATATTCCGGCGCCAGAAGGAGTTGAGATGACCGGTTTCAAATTTCGATACTTTGGCGCCATCGCAATGGGGCTGGCGGTTTCCGTGATGCTCGCCACGCCGGCGGATGCGCGGCGGGGTGGCAGCTTCGGCAGCCGCGGCGCACGGACGCACGATGCCCCAGCGACGACTGCTGCGGCTCGCAAGCCGGTTGCACCGGTTCAGCGTTCCATGACCGAAAACAACAAGCCCGCTCAGGCAGGATCGCCGGCACAGGCAGCCAAACCCGCCCCGGCCAAATCGGGCGGGCTGGCAAAAGGCCTGATCGGGGGCCTGATCGCCGGTGGCCTGATCGGCGCATTGCTCGGCAACGGATTTGGCGGACTGGCCGGCACCGGTTTCATCATGGCCCTGCTTCAGATTGCCATGATCGGTGGTCTGATCTGGCTGGGCCTGCGCATGTTCCGCCGCAAGCCTGCACTGGCGCCCGCTTATGGTGGCAACATGGCTTCCCCCTTCACCGCCGCCGCCCAGCCTGCGGCTCCCACGCGTCCGTTTGCCTTTACCGGCGCCACCGCCGTACCGCAGAGCGAAGACATTCCGATCGAACAGGCCGACAAGGAAGCGTTCGAACGGCTGTTGTTCGAAGTGCAGGATGCGTTCGGGCGCGAGGATTATGCAGCGCTGCGTGAACGGACCACGCCTGAAGTGATGTCCTACTTCGCTGAAGAGCTTAGCCAGAACGCCACCAATGGCCGCCGCAACCAGGTTTCCGGAACCCAGTTGCTCGAAGCCGAAGTTGCCGAAGCGTGGCGCGAAGGCCGCAAGGATTATGCGACCATCGCCATGCGGTACGAAAGCGTCGATGTCATGCTGGACCGGGCCACCGGCGCGGTGATCGAAGGGGATGCCGCGCGGCCAACGCAAACGACCGAATTGTGGACCTTCGCCCGCGACGGGCATGAGGCATGGCGCCTGTCAGCGGTGCAAACCGCCTGATCAACAGGGAGCGATGACGGACCCGGCCGGCCGTCATCGCTCCCATCTGTTCCCCGTCGGCCAATTGTCAGACCGTTTCGCAGCACCCATCAAACGCCGTCCTTTTTCGGGCAGCCACTATGGCAGCCTTTCCCCAGCCCCCGCGACTGGGCCGAGATGCGCAAACCCGCGATCGCCCCCTTGTTTTACATCCGATAAACAAGTGATGATGCGCCATCGCAGCGCCGTCGACGAAAGGATAATCGATGCGGTTGAAATGGATCGCCTCCGCTCTCCTCCTTGCCACCACCGCCATACCGGCCCATGCGGGCACCCCGGCCAAGAACGATAGCGCGCAGAATGCCGCCGCGATCAATATGCTCGTCAAATCCATCGGCTATCGCACCGTCGCCGGGCAGGGACAGGTGCCGGCTTATGCGGAATATCTTGCCGGCAAGCTGAAGGCCGCCGGCTTCGCGGCTGAGGACGTGACAGTCCAGAAGCGCGGCGAGACGGCAACACTGGTCGCCCGCTACCGCGGCACCGGCAAAGGCAAGCCCATCCTGCTGTCCGGCCATATGGACGTGGTGGAAGCCAGGCGGGAAGACTGGGAACGCGATCCGTTCGTCGCGGTCGTCGAGAATGGCTATGTCTATGGACGCGGATCGGCCGACAACAAGGCTGGCGTGGTCGTAATGGTGCAGACGTTGATCCGCCTCAAGCAGGAAGGATTCCGCCCGAACCGCGATATCATTCTCGCGCTATCGGGTGACGAGGAAACCGAAATGGCAACCACGGCGGCGCTCGCCACAGAGTTGAAGGGCGCCGAACTCCTGCTCAATAGCGACGCGGGTGGCGCCTTGCTCGACGAAGCGACCGGCAAGCCCACCGTGTATGGCATTCAGGCCGGTGAAAAGACCTATGCCGATTTTCGCATCGCCTTCACCAACCCGGGTGGCCATTCCAGCCGCCCATCGAAGAATAATGCGATTTACGATCTCGCCAAGGCGATCGACGCCATCGCCGCCTATGATTTTCCGGCGCAGATCAACGAACTGACACGCGCCTCGCTTGCGGCCGCGGCAACCAAGACACCCGGAGCCGTTGGCGAAGCGATGACGCGCTTCGTCGCCAACCCATCCGATGCGCAGGCGGCCGCCACGCTTTCCGCCGATCCGGAATGGATCGGCACGATCCGCACCACCTGTGTCGCAACCATGCTGGAAGGCGGACATGCCCTCAATGCCCTGCCCCAATCGGCTGCCGTCATGGTCAACTGCCGGATATTCCCGGGCGTGGAGATCGCATCGGTCCGCGACAAGCTGGCGGAACTTGCCGGCCCCAACGCCAACATCACCGTCATCGGCAATCCCGTGGCGAGTGATGCGTCCCCTTTGCGCCCCGACGTGCTGGCTGCCCTGCGCAAAGCCATCGACGCCCGTTCGCCGGGAGTGCCGATCGTGCCCAACATGTCGGCAGGCGCGACCGACAGCCTTTATTTCCGCGCACAAGGCGTGCCGAGTTACGGCGTCGGGCCTTATTATATGAAGGCCAGCGACGATTTCTCACACGGCCTGAACGAACGGGTGACGGTGGAAACGATCGAAGGCGGCCTCAAGCAATGGTATGTGCTGCTGAAGGAACTCACCAGATAATCAGGTCAGCAGCGTATCCAGCCACCGTTCGGCCATCCCCGCCGCTTCATCGGCGGTGAAGGCCTGCGGGGCGAGGCACAGTTCCAGCCAAAGCCCATCGACAAGCGCGGTAATCGCCACCGCCTTCAGCCGTCGTTCCGCCACCGGCACCCCGTTTTCGCCAAGCAGCGTTTCGATACCGGCGCGGTAGCCGCCATATATGTCGCCATGCAATGCGGCGATCCGTGGATCCGCCTTGACGAGGCTCCAGAAGGCGATCCACGTCGCCAGCAACGCCGGGTCCGCGATCGGCGGCTGGAAACTGGCGATGACATAGGCCGATAATCGCGCGCGGGCATCCTCTCCCGCCGTCATCACCGCCGCATCCAGCGCCGCCGCCACCCGCTCGCCAACCGCGCGATAGGTTGCCGCCACCAGATCGTCGATCCCATCGAAATAATGGCGCAGCAGGCCCGGCGAAACCCCGGCCTCCGCGCAGATCGCTCGCACCGTGGCGCCGGCCACGCCTTCTTCGGCGAGCCGCTTGGCGCATGCGTCGATCAAATCCTGTCGCCGGGTATCGGCTTCCTCGCGGGTAAAGGTGGCGCGGCTCATCGCCCATCCTTAGCGCAAGCCCGCTTGCGGGGAAACGCACCCTGTTATACAATCGTAAAATAATCAGGGATAGGTCATGGCCACGATATTGAAGCAGCCTGTGGAATCGGGCGCGGGGATACCCGGCGATCATCTCAGCCTGCCTGCATGGCTGTATAGCGACCCGGAATATTTCGCGGTCGAGATGGACCGCGTGCTGCGGCCGTCCTGGCAGGTCGTCTGCCATGTCAGCGACGTGCCTGATCCCGGCGATTATCACGTTCTCGATTTCATCGGCGAAAGCGTGATCGTGATCCGTGGTGACGACGGTGCCGTGCGCGCCTTCGCTAATGTGTGCCGCCATCGCGCCTCCCGCCTTGTCGATGGCCCGTCGGGTTGCGCGAAGAAGCTTGTCTGTCCCTACCATGCCTGGACCTATGGCAATGATGGCCAGCTGACCGGCGTACCGATGAAGAGCGACTATCCCGGGCTGGACCTGACGACCCACGGCCTTGCCCCGATCGATATCGATATCTGGCGTGGGTTCATTTTCATCCGTCTTACCGGCGATGGCCCGCGGGTCGCCGAAAGGATGGGCTGCTACGATGCCGAAGTGGCGCCCTATCGCTTCGAAGATATGCGCGCGATCGGCCGGGTCACGCTGCGTCCGCGCCCTGTGAACTGGAAGAACATCGCCGACAATTATTCGGACGGCCTGCACATCCCTGTCGCGCATCCGGGGCTGACCCGTCTGTTTGGCCGGGATGGCTATTTCATCGAAGCCGCCTCTTATGTCGACAAGATGTGGGGAAATGTGGTTGACCGGCCGTCATCCAACATATCCGAACGCGCTTATCAGGCGTTCCTGCCACACATGCCCCATCTGCCTGCCGACCGACAGAAACTTTGGCTCTATTACAAGCTGTGGCCCAACTTTGCGTTCGAGATTTATCCGGATCAAATTGATTTCATGCAATTTCTGCCACTGACACCGACGACGACGCTGATCCGCGAAATCAGCTATCGCCTGCCCGACGACGATCGCCGCGAGACGCGCGCTGCACAATATCTGAACTGGCGGATCAACCGCCAGGTTAACAGAGAGGACACACAGATCATCGAACGCGTCCAGCAAGGGATGGCATCGCCCAGCTATACGGTTGGCCCGCTCGGCGAGAGCGAAGTGTGCCTGGCGAATTTCGCGCGCAAGCTGCGCCATCTCATCCCCGAAGCGGCCCTGTCCGAACCGCCGCCCGGCGGCTGGAGCCGGAGGGCTGCCGCATGAGCAACCGCTATGATGCAATCATCATCGGCGGCGGGCATAACGGCCTTGTCTGCGCCTTTTACCTCGCCCGCGCCGGCCTGAAGGTCCGCGTGCTCGAACGCCGCCACGTGGTGGGGGGCGCTGCGGTGACCGAGGAGTTTCACCCCGGCTTCCGCAATTCGACGGCCAGCTACACCGTCAGCCTGCTGCGGCCCAAGGTGATTGCGGACATGAAACTCCACGATCACGGCTATCGCGTGATCGAACGGACGATCAGCAATTTCTTCCCGCATGATGGCGGCTACCTCAAGCTGGGCGGCGGCGCGGGGCGCACCCAGGCCGAATTTGCGCGTTTTTCGCAGCAGGATGCCGAAACCTTCCCGGCTTATGAAGAAGCGCTGGAAGCCGTGGCCGAAGTGCTGCGCGACATGGCGTTGCGCACGCCCCCCAATGCCGGCGGCGGGATCCGCGCGCTGCTGGCGGCGGCGGCGCAGGGACACAAGCTGGCCGGCCTGTCGATCGAACAGCAGCGCGACGTGATGGACCTTTTTGTCAAAAGCGCACGCAGTTTCCTCGATCGCTGGTACGAAAATGAATATGTGAAGGCCGCATTCGGTTTCGACGCGGTTGTCGGCAATTATGCCAGTCCCGACACGCCGGGATCGGCCTATGTGCTGCTGCACCATGTGTTCGGCGAAGTGAACGGCAAGAAGGGCGCATGGGGCCACGCCGTGGGCGGCATGGGCGCGATCACGCAGGCGATGGCGGCCGCCTGCACCGCGCTGGGCGTCGAAATCAGCCTCGAAGCACCTGTCGCCAAGCTGCTGGTCGATGGCGGCCGGGTTTCCGGTGTTCGGCTGGACAGCGGCGAGGAAATTGTCGCCCCGATCGTCGCCGCCAATGTCGGGCCGGCCCTGCTCTATCGCCAGTTGGTCGATCGATCGGATATGCCGGCGGACTTTGCGAGCCGGATGGACAATTACAAGGTCGGATCAGGTACGTTCCGGATGAACGTCGCGCTATCCGAACTGCCCGATTTTTCGGTTCTGCCGGGTACGGTCAAGGCTGAACACCATACCTGCGGCATTATCATCGCGCCGACGCTTGATTATATGGACCGCGCCTTCACCGACGCACGCGAGCATGGCTGGTCCAAGCAGCCGATCGTGGAAATGAAAATTCCATCCACGGTGGATGACAGCCTTGCCCCGCCAGGCCAGCATGTCGCCAGCCTGTTCTGCCAGCAATTCGCGCCGGTTTTGCCCAACGGCCGCAATTGGGATGACGAGCGTGAAGCGGCGGCCGATCACATCATCGACACCGTCAACGCGCACGCCCCCAATTTCAAGGCGTCGGTGATCGCGCGGCAAATCCATTCTCCGGTCGATCTGGAACGCAAGTTCGGGCTGATCGGCGGGGATATCATGCACGGACATATGTCGATCGATCAGCTATGGGCGGCACGGCCGATGCTGGGCCACGGCGATTATCGCGGGCCGATCAGGGGGCTTTACATGTGCGGCGCGGGCACCCACCCCGGCGGCGGCGTCACCGGCGCGCCGGGGCATAATGCAGCACACGAAATCCTCGCGGATCGCTCATTGATCGGCCGTTTGCTGCGCCGTGCCTGATCGCCGCACCAGCCAGTAAACCGGGGCGCCGGCCGCGAGAAGGACGAGGCCCCAGCCCGTCGCTTCGGGACCGGCGCCATAAAGCGTCCATATCGAATAAAGCGCCGTGGCACTGGCGACGACCAGCACGATCCTGTCGCGACGCAACAGCCGAAACGCCGCAAGCGAACAGCCGAGATACGCAACCAGGGACGTCGATGTCGCCAGCAGCGCGATGAAGGTGAACAGGTCCGCCATCGACCGCGAATAATTGGTCAGCATCACTGCGGTGACCAGAATGCTCGATACGATATGCGCGCGCACCGGCGTGCCACGGCGCGATGATACCCCAAGCCAGCGGGGAAAGACGCCATCACGCGCCATCGCCCACGGCATTTCGCCCTGCAGCAATATCCAGCCATTCAGTGCGCCGAACGCGCTGATCGCCGCGAACAACGCAACCAGCATCCCGGCATCCTCACCCCAATGCAGGGCGATGAAATCGGCGATCGGCGCGCTCGATCGGGCGGCATCGGTCGCCGGCATCAGCAAAGTCACCGCGGAACAAACCAGCAGATAAATCACCCCGGTGATCGCCATCCCCCACAATGTTGCCCGTGCGATCGTGTTGCCAGCCCCCTCCACCTTGTCCGCCGGTATCGTCGCGGATTCCAGCCCCAAGAGCGCCCATAAGGTAAGCGTGGCTGTCGCCGTAATCGCAGCGGGATGGATATCGGCCACCCGGAACGGCGCCGGCGTGCGCCCCTGCCCGATCATCACCGCAGCCAGAACCAGCACCGCAAGCAACGGCAGCAGTTTCAGGACCGTCGTCACCACTTGCAACCGGCCGGCTGCGGCGACACCCCGGCAATTCACCGCTGTCAGCGTCCATATGCAGGCGCAGGCCAGCAGCGCGGGCAGGCCCGGCACCGCGCGGATGGCCGGCATGAACACGCTGAGATAGGAAATCGCGGCCACCGCGATCGCGGCGTTGCCTACCCACAGGGTGATCCAGTAGCTCCATGCGACAACAAACCCGATCAGCGGCCCGAACGCCGCGCGGGTATAAGCGTACGGCCCGCCTGCCTGCGGTACAGCGCCCGCAAGCCGCGCGAAAACAAAGGCCAGACACAGGCCTCCGCCAATGGTGATCAACCAGCCGAAGATCGCGTTCCAGCCGAACGGCGCGAGACTGGCCGGCAACATGAACACGCCCGACCCGATCATATTGCCCACGACAAGCGCCAGGCACATCCAGAAGCCAAGTGCTCGGGGCTGACGGACGGCCATGCCCTTTGTCATGTCCCGTCCGTCCCGATCGCCTTTAGAATTTCGTTCCCAGTTTCAATCCAATGGTGCGTGGCTGGGTCGGGTAGGTGTAGATTTTACCTCCGATCGCACTCACGCCATCCGGATCGCCGCAGATCGTTTCGCCGCACTGGATCGTTTTTCCCACCGCGCCATTCTTGTCGAACAGGTTGCGAGCAAACAACTGCAGCGACCAGCGATCGCTGCTCACCCCCGCGCTGATATCGACCGTGGTATAGGCCGGAAGGTTCCCGGTGATCGCGCGTTCGACGAGGCGAAGGTCGCTCGTGCGCCGCCCTTCATAGACAACACCTGCCTGCAGATGGGCGTCCCGCCCGCCACCCAGCGCAAAATCATATCGCGCCACGATATTGCCCTTGAACTTCGCGGTGATCGGCAGGCGCGTGCCGGCAGGTGCCAGTTGTTCGTTATCGTCGGGTATGCCGTCCGGATCGCCATCCGGCCCCGTGATGTCCGGGCCGGGAATGGTGCAGTCAAACTCCAGATTGGCGAATTTGCAGAAGTCCTTCGTGATCTTGGCGTCATTATAAGATCCACCGGCGCTGAGCGTCAGCCCGCCGAACGGCTTGACCGTGAGATCCATTTCCGCGCCGCGAATGCGGGCATCGCCGGCATTGCGGATTTCGGTGAGACCATTGGCGCCGAGGAAGCTCAACTGGATACCGGTCCAGTTCAATTGATAGACCGCCATGTTGAAGCGGACCCGCCTGTCGAACAATGTCGATTTCAGGCCAATCTCATAATTATCGATGAAATCGGGCTGATAGGGCGGCAGCGTTCCGCGCCGGTTGATACCGCCCGGACGGAAACCGCGCGAGACGGTTCCATAAAGCAGCACGTCGTCGTTGAATTTATAAGTCAGATTGATCCGATGGGTGAAATCGGTGTCCTTGGTCCCTTTGTCGAGATTGGTGCACGGTGAACCGCCAACGATCGGCGGACCGAAACAGGCGGCTTCGCCGGTTCTGGAGCTATATCCTGCGGAATATCCAAAAAAACCGACCAGCGTGTTGTTATATCTGAATACCCGGGCGCCCAGGGTTACGGTCAGCTTGTCGGTAACATCGGCTGCCAGCTCACCGAAAATGGCGTAATCGCGATCTTTTCGGATTTGCTTGGTGTACCAGATGTCGCTGTCTGTCCCCGTGACAGTAAGCACGTCGGCCAGCCCGTCTATCACATAATTTTGTTCGATATTATGTTTTTGAACCTGATAGAATAATCCGCCGATGAACCTCACCCTGTTTTCACCGGGAGAAGCCAGGCGCAGTTCGTGACTTTGCTTGGTGAACCTGTCCGTGGAAACGATATACTGGTTCGGATTTATGGGGTTACCCATATTATCATATATGAACTCACCCGAACCGAACAATTTATCATAGAAATAGGCGTAGTCTGCATAGTCCGATTGCCCACGCACCGTTCGCTTCAGATAGGATCCGGCATAGGTAAGATCGAAACTGCCGATCTTGCCCTCGATCGTCATCGATGCCTGATACCAGCGATCATCGAAGCGTTCCGGGTTGAATTGCTGAACCTGCAGTTCGCCCAGCCCGGATTCCTGCGCAAATGTACCATGGCTGACCTGCTTTTGCCCCATCACCTGCGGCGTGAGCGTCCAGTTGTCATCCAGGTCGATCTTCAATGCGGCGCGCCCGCCATAGGTTTCCACGTCGTTATAATCTTTCTTGACAAAGGGGGCATTGTCGAATGCGATCCCCGATGACGGAAAGTTCAGCGTACCCGGAATATTATCGATGAACCCGGCGTCTTTCTTGTACCAGCCAACCACGCGCACGGCCATGTTGTCGCTGATCGGCGCGTTGATGAAGGCTTCACCGATATAACCCTGCCCGCCATGGGCGACGGTGTTCAGTTCAAGATCGGCACCGCCGTAAAATTTGCCCAGTTCGGGCTTGTTGGTGATGATCCGGATCGTGCCGGCCTGGCTCGATGCGCCGTAGAGCGTGCCTTGCGGTCCGGCCAGCGCCTCCACGCGCGCGATATCGTAAATATGGATATCGAGTGCGCCCTGGATCGTCGTGATCGGCTGTTCATCGAGATATGTGCCGACAGACGGAAGCGACGCCGAGTGATTGGCCACTTCCCCCGATGCGACACCCCGGAAATAAACGTTCGATCCACCCGGCCCCGATGTCTGATAAGACAGACTTGGCAGATACCGCGCATAATCATCGAAATCGGTGACTTGAAGCTCATCGAGTTTTTCAGTGCCGAACGCGGTTATGGCAATTGGAACATCTTGCAGATTTTCTACGCGCTTCTGCGCTGTAACGACAATTTCCTGGATACCGCCGCCGGCTGCGCCCTGCTGCGCCAGTGCCGGTGTGACGAACATCGTCGAAGCAAGCAAACCGAACCCCAGCGAAACACGCGTCAGACGCAGTTCCGCACGTTGATCATGCCCGTGCACCATCGTCTCTACCCCCTATGTCGAGCCGACTATGTATCGCTTCAATTGCGATTTATGGATGCAAGGTCCATCTTTAACAGGCTGCCGTCAATCCGCTTTATTGTGGTGCAACATCACTGATCAATATTGATCCAAAAGCTCGCCCAGTACCGCGCGCAGGGGCGCCAGATGGCCATCGAACATCTGCCACTGTTCCACCCCCGATCGAAAGATCGGCTGGCGGACCTGTTCGGAACTGGCGGTGCGCACGGCCCGTTCCGTTTCGTGGAACCGCAAACAGGCCGGATCGAAGGGCAGCGCCAGAAAATCGAGCAACCGCCGGACTTCGGTTTCGGTATTCTCAACCATCGCTTCATAATCGACGCGATGCACATATCCCGGCAGGGCGGCTTCGACGCCGGCCATCATTCGCGCATAATCGCGATAATACCGCCCAACCTCGTCCAGCGAATAGCTGAACGCCTGCCCGCGCGCGAAATGTTGCTTGAAGTTCGAAAAGCAGCAACCCAGCGGGTGCCGGCGCGCGTCGATGATCCGGGCCTTGGGCAGGATCAGCCGGATCAGTGCGACATGCATCCAGTTATTCGGCATCTTGTCGATGAAATGGGGGCGATCGGTTTTGCGGTGAATCCGGGTCCGTTCGAGATATTCTTCGCCCAGCGCCATCAGGGACGCCGGAGCGAGATCAGCCAGTGATGCTGGATAACGCTTATCTTCATCCGCCGCGCCATCACCCAGCCTGCGTGCGATCGTGACGATATCCGGCAGTTCCTGGGTGCCTTCGACAAGCGGGTGGCTGGACAGGATCTGCTCGATCAGCGTCGATCCGGCACGCGGCATTCCGACAATGAAGATAGGATCGGGCGCCGGACATCCCTGCCCTGCCCGCTTGGCAAAAAATTCCGGCGTCATCAGCGCAATCGATCGATCGACATATGCCGTCGTCTGATCGGCGTCATAATCGATCAGATCCCGCCGTTGCCGATTGCCCTTCGCATAATGAACGAAGGCAATATCAGTGCTGCCCGCATCCTCATGCGCCTTGCCAACCGCGAAATGCAGATGAAAGCGATCTTCGGGCGTGATCCCTTCGCCGAGCAGCGCGCCCTCCATCGCGGCTATGTCGGCATCATCGAGATGCACCGTCTTGAGATTGGCGAGGCTCCACCACGCTTCACCCAGGGCCGGGGCCAGCGCAATGGTGCGGCGATAGGCCGCAACGCTATCGGCCTGCCGCCCCACGGTTTTCAGCGTGTGCCCATAGCTCATCCACACTTTGGGTTCGTCAGGGCGCCGTGCAAGAACGGCTTCGAACTGGGCGATCGCATCGTCAAAATCGCCAATCCGGCCAAGGGCCGCCCCCTTGAGATTGCGATAGGCGGGATTGTCCGGCTCGCCTGTCAGCAGATGATCGAGTTCGACCAGCGCAGCCACCGCCTTGTTCTGACGGTGCAGCACCGTTGCCAGATTGAACCGCGCCGCCGCGAAACTCGGCGCCAGTTCCACGGCACGGCGCAACAGGCTTTCCGCATCGCCATAACGCCCGATGCGGCCAGCGAGTTCGGCGAGCATGCGGATCGCCGCGACGTCGGTCGGAAATTGCTTGAGGTGCGGCTTCAATATCCGTTCCGCCACGGCCAGGTTATTG encodes:
- a CDS encoding phytoene desaturase family protein — its product is MSNRYDAIIIGGGHNGLVCAFYLARAGLKVRVLERRHVVGGAAVTEEFHPGFRNSTASYTVSLLRPKVIADMKLHDHGYRVIERTISNFFPHDGGYLKLGGGAGRTQAEFARFSQQDAETFPAYEEALEAVAEVLRDMALRTPPNAGGGIRALLAAAAQGHKLAGLSIEQQRDVMDLFVKSARSFLDRWYENEYVKAAFGFDAVVGNYASPDTPGSAYVLLHHVFGEVNGKKGAWGHAVGGMGAITQAMAAACTALGVEISLEAPVAKLLVDGGRVSGVRLDSGEEIVAPIVAANVGPALLYRQLVDRSDMPADFASRMDNYKVGSGTFRMNVALSELPDFSVLPGTVKAEHHTCGIIIAPTLDYMDRAFTDAREHGWSKQPIVEMKIPSTVDDSLAPPGQHVASLFCQQFAPVLPNGRNWDDEREAAADHIIDTVNAHAPNFKASVIARQIHSPVDLERKFGLIGGDIMHGHMSIDQLWAARPMLGHGDYRGPIRGLYMCGAGTHPGGGVTGAPGHNAAHEILADRSLIGRLLRRA
- a CDS encoding TetR/AcrR family transcriptional regulator — encoded protein: MSRATFTREEADTRRQDLIDACAKRLAEEGVAGATVRAICAEAGVSPGLLRHYFDGIDDLVAATYRAVGERVAAALDAAVMTAGEDARARLSAYVIASFQPPIADPALLATWIAFWSLVKADPRIAALHGDIYGGYRAGIETLLGENGVPVAERRLKAVAITALVDGLWLELCLAPQAFTADEAAGMAERWLDTLLT
- a CDS encoding tyrosine-protein phosphatase; this encodes MTLKENSRTLPVILAAAMFAALPSCAGIDARPEATAIVKQTDLIPFRAASVARIAGTTDSEIRWSATGAQTVTVYAGTDPDNIDRKHPVGQGAADATIRVTGLAADKRWFFQLVPDHGAPLVIADHGVHLKTVPNLRDIGGYRTADGRWVKMGLLYRSDQLDRLSDADLAAMGNLGIRLIADLRTSSERTREPDRIPAGAEHLVLDVAADSKGGLGGDMRQAMSIIAAGKGAEMLTEGNRDFVSLGSARTAYSQLLSRIGADTAGPTLYHCTAGKDRTGWASAVILTLLGVPRETVMADYLASNDYLREKNAASLAALAASKAPITPENLEPVLGVRAAYLEAAFAEVDQRYGSFSAYARDALGLDAAAIERLRARYLAGKPE
- a CDS encoding APC family permease, yielding MTKGMAVRQPRALGFWMCLALVVGNMIGSGVFMLPASLAPFGWNAIFGWLITIGGGLCLAFVFARLAGAVPQAGGPYAYTRAAFGPLIGFVVAWSYWITLWVGNAAIAVAAISYLSVFMPAIRAVPGLPALLACACIWTLTAVNCRGVAAAGRLQVVTTVLKLLPLLAVLVLAAVMIGQGRTPAPFRVADIHPAAITATATLTLWALLGLESATIPADKVEGAGNTIARATLWGMAITGVIYLLVCSAVTLLMPATDAARSSAPIADFIALHWGEDAGMLVALFAAISAFGALNGWILLQGEMPWAMARDGVFPRWLGVSSRRGTPVRAHIVSSILVTAVMLTNYSRSMADLFTFIALLATSTSLVAYLGCSLAAFRLLRRDRIVLVVASATALYSIWTLYGAGPEATGWGLVLLAAGAPVYWLVRRSGTAQQTADQ
- a CDS encoding Tim44 domain-containing protein produces the protein MTGFKFRYFGAIAMGLAVSVMLATPADARRGGSFGSRGARTHDAPATTAAARKPVAPVQRSMTENNKPAQAGSPAQAAKPAPAKSGGLAKGLIGGLIAGGLIGALLGNGFGGLAGTGFIMALLQIAMIGGLIWLGLRMFRRKPALAPAYGGNMASPFTAAAQPAAPTRPFAFTGATAVPQSEDIPIEQADKEAFERLLFEVQDAFGREDYAALRERTTPEVMSYFAEELSQNATNGRRNQVSGTQLLEAEVAEAWREGRKDYATIAMRYESVDVMLDRATGAVIEGDAARPTQTTELWTFARDGHEAWRLSAVQTA
- a CDS encoding M20/M25/M40 family metallo-hydrolase, producing MRLKWIASALLLATTAIPAHAGTPAKNDSAQNAAAINMLVKSIGYRTVAGQGQVPAYAEYLAGKLKAAGFAAEDVTVQKRGETATLVARYRGTGKGKPILLSGHMDVVEARREDWERDPFVAVVENGYVYGRGSADNKAGVVVMVQTLIRLKQEGFRPNRDIILALSGDEETEMATTAALATELKGAELLLNSDAGGALLDEATGKPTVYGIQAGEKTYADFRIAFTNPGGHSSRPSKNNAIYDLAKAIDAIAAYDFPAQINELTRASLAAAATKTPGAVGEAMTRFVANPSDAQAAATLSADPEWIGTIRTTCVATMLEGGHALNALPQSAAVMVNCRIFPGVEIASVRDKLAELAGPNANITVIGNPVASDASPLRPDVLAALRKAIDARSPGVPIVPNMSAGATDSLYFRAQGVPSYGVGPYYMKASDDFSHGLNERVTVETIEGGLKQWYVLLKELTR
- a CDS encoding aromatic ring-hydroxylating oxygenase subunit alpha codes for the protein MATILKQPVESGAGIPGDHLSLPAWLYSDPEYFAVEMDRVLRPSWQVVCHVSDVPDPGDYHVLDFIGESVIVIRGDDGAVRAFANVCRHRASRLVDGPSGCAKKLVCPYHAWTYGNDGQLTGVPMKSDYPGLDLTTHGLAPIDIDIWRGFIFIRLTGDGPRVAERMGCYDAEVAPYRFEDMRAIGRVTLRPRPVNWKNIADNYSDGLHIPVAHPGLTRLFGRDGYFIEAASYVDKMWGNVVDRPSSNISERAYQAFLPHMPHLPADRQKLWLYYKLWPNFAFEIYPDQIDFMQFLPLTPTTTLIREISYRLPDDDRRETRAAQYLNWRINRQVNREDTQIIERVQQGMASPSYTVGPLGESEVCLANFARKLRHLIPEAALSEPPPGGWSRRAAA